Proteins from one Sabethes cyaneus chromosome 2, idSabCyanKW18_F2, whole genome shotgun sequence genomic window:
- the LOC128736264 gene encoding mucin-2-like, translating into MDIFMWKRQSRPTVSKQQAITQKDRMKIHKIFILLALVVAVQSAFSGYEYIPPACPLVLPSTQYVTTTATFYQTQTTTIDRPAIPSTITRVSSIIVTSAYTQSVPVYSTITSTNSFTVTQPAGPPRTSTITVTQPPIVSTIVSTVVRPTPVYKTITNYETVQLPPVTLPPQTVVKTVQAAPVTRIQTSTYTVTIPITSIVREVVQVPGPTVTLPPQVTYYTKTLPPVERTSTAYITKTSTAVQYDTVTLPPETFTLPAQTVFRTTTLPGTTVTTTSVIATPTPVYRTITHTQSITLPPPPASTRTIYSTVTPPPVTQIIPSVSTVINRVTETISRTVTSTAVTPQLQYVTKTITLPAVTQTVCRPTNAYLPAHEEATQIRALPRPQYNDYQLRYNDIYP; encoded by the coding sequence ATTCATAAAATCTTCATCCTATTGGCACTAGTTGTTGCTGTTCAATCCGCCTTCAGCGGATACGAATACATTCCTCCAGCTTGTCCGTTGGTCCTCCCGAGCACGCAGTACGTCACAACTACCGCGACGTTCTACCAAACACAAACGACGACCATTGATAGGCCTGCTATACCCAGCACGATAACACGAGTTTCCTCAATCATTGTAACTTCTGCCTACACCCAAAGCGTTCCCGTGTATAGTACAATCACCTCCACAAACTCGTTCACCGTAACGCAACCTGCTGGACCTCCAAGGACAAGCACTATTACCGTTACGCAACCACCCATTGTTTCAACGATTGTTTCAACTGTCGTACGTCCTACACCAGTGTATAAAACAATCACAAACTACGAAACGGTTCAGCTACCGCCAGTGACACTTCCACCTCAAACAGTTGTCAAAACCGTCCAAGCAGCACCGGTTACTAGAATTCAGACCTCTACGTATACAGTAACCATCCCTATTACTTCGATTGTTAGAGAGGTCGTGCAAGTGCCAGGACCAACGGTAACTCTGCCACCACAAGTCACTTACTATACCAAAACGCTTCCGCCGGTGGAACGAACCAGCACCGCTTACATTACGAAAACTTCTACCGCAGTTCAGTACGATACCGTCACGCTACCCCCGGAAACCTTCACTCTTCCGGCCCAAACGGTTTTCCGAACCACAACGTTACCAGGAACAACGGTGACCACTACTTCGGTAATCGCAACTCCGACGCCAGTCTACCGAACTATCACACACACTCAATCGATTACACTACCTCCGCCGCCAGCCTCTACCAGAACTATCTATTCGACCGTTACACCTCCCCCCGTCACACAGATCATCCCATCGGTAAGCACCGTAATAAACCGTGTAACAGAAACCATTTCGCGCACAGTTACCAGTACGGCTGTGACTCCACAACTACAGTATGTAACAAAAACCATAACCCTACCGGCAGTCACGCAAACCGTCTGTCGACCAACCAATGCATACCTCCCAGCGCACGAAGAAGCCACACAAATACGAGCTCTGCCGAGGCCACAATATAATGATTATCAGCTACGATATAACGACATCTACCCGTAA